One genomic region from Nymphaea colorata isolate Beijing-Zhang1983 chromosome 10, ASM883128v2, whole genome shotgun sequence encodes:
- the LOC116263002 gene encoding nuclear transcription factor Y subunit B-3-like has translation MAHSLGRSHDSDDYNLQAAGGNAEAVGDDGCIREQDRLLPIANVGRIMKQILPPNAKVSKEAKETMQECVSEFISFVTGEASEKCRKEKRKTINGDDLCWAMGTLGFDDYVEPVRRYLQRYRETEGEKSNSTAPGYGNQKGSSSKDGSPRSKSIQFEGQPSNPHMAKRNSNFY, from the coding sequence ATGGCTCACTCACTAGGACGTAGCCATGACTCTGATGATTACAACCTTCAGGCTGCTGGCGGCAACGCAGAGGCAGTCGGCGACGATGGCTGCATCAGGGAGCAAGATCGCCTGCTTCCGATCGCAAACGTCGGCCGAATTATGAAGCAAATCTTGCCTCCGAATGCCAAAGTCTCCAAAGAAGCGAAGGAAACCATGCAGGAATGCGTCTCGGAGTTTATCAGCTTTGTCACCGGCGAGGCGTCAGAAAAGTGCCGCAAGGAGAAGCGCAAGACGATCAACGGCGACGACTTGTGTTGGGCAATGGGGACGCTCGGCTTCGACGACTACGTTGAGCCGGTACGCCGGTACTTGCAGAGGTATAGAGAGACAGAAGGTGAGAAATCTAATAGTACTGCTCCTGGGTATGGCAACCAGAAGGGCAGCAGCAGCAAGGACGGATCACCAAGAAGCAAAAGCATCCAATTTGAAGGCCAGCCTTCAAATCCTCACATGGCTAAGAGAAACAGCAACTTCTACTGA